One Pyrus communis chromosome 4, drPyrComm1.1, whole genome shotgun sequence genomic region harbors:
- the LOC137733012 gene encoding diacylglycerol O-acyltransferase 3-like — protein sequence MEVSGAVSRQVPCFSAAKIDTTARSCTTSFSCELRALGRREFGVSLIIRRPRRHLNSGFSDDGRLQYYQVGPMCGGMKEKEKEIKKKMKLLKGLSKDLAAYSQMGFGPLDSQEGLAPQFQGKLISEGAEELLLKQLEQLRAEEKELKRKRKEEKARFKAEWMKTMVDSESSSSLSSESSGSECGDAVDMKRLQTEVPAQPMVDVLQPFAHQEGASLTILSSLTTHQENTTVDNGIELGILQIGQKAECCNGTSTSCSSSGSIGIDDAVSSSVVGVSAKRIEVCMGNKCKKSGGGALLKEFERQMVVEGTVVGVKCMGKCKNGPNVRVSSTIDGIQSEGMDDSIRTPTNPLYIGVGMEDVSLIVANLIGEDSKEL from the exons ATGGAGGTCTCCGGCGCCGTTTCCCGCCAAGTTCCGTGCTTTTCCGCCGCTAAAATCGACACCACCGCCCGTTCTTGTACGACTTCGTTTAGCTGCGAGCTTCGCGCTCTGGGTCGCAGAGAATTTGGAGTTTCGTTGATAATCAGAAGGCCTCGCCGGCATTTGAATTCTGGGTTTAGCGACGACGGACGTTTACAGTATTATCAGGTGGGTCCCATGTGCGGTGGTatgaaagagaaggagaaggagatcaagaagaagatgaagttgcTCAAGGGGTTGTCGAAGGACTTGGCGGCGTATTCTCAGATGGGTTTTGGACCTTTGGATTCTCAGGAGGGTTTGGCCCCTCAATTTCAGGGGAAGCTGATCTCG GAAGGTGCAGAGGAATTATTGTTAAAACAATTGGAACAGCTGAGAGCAGAGGAGAAggaattgaagaggaagaggaaagaagagaagGCAAGGTTTAAAGCCGAGTGGATGAAAACCATGGTTGACAGTGAATCATCGTCATCTTTATCATCTGAATCGAGTGGCAGTGAGTGCGGGGATGCGGTAGACATGAAGCGCCTGCAAACTGAAGTCCCAGCGCAACCGATGGTGGATGTTTTGCAGCCATTCGCTCATCAAGAAGGGGCATCGTTGACCATACTGAGCTCGCTAACAACTCATCAAGAGAACACAACTGTCGATAATGGCATTGAACTTGGGATATTACAGATTGGTCAGAAAGCGGAATGCTGCAATGGAACTAGTACTAGTTGCAGTAGCAGTGGTAGTATTGGCATTGATGACGCAGTAAGTAGCTCAGTTGTCGGAGTATCTGCGAAGAGGATTGAGGTGTGCATGGGAAACAAGTGCAAGAAATCAGGAGGCGGAGCATTGTTGAAAGAATTTGAGAGGCAGATGGTTGTTGAAGGGACTGTTGTAGGGGTCAAGTGTATGGGAAAATGCAAAAATGGCCCTAATGTGAGGGTTTCGAGCACCATAGATGGGATTCAATCTGAAGGAATGGATGATTCGATTAGAACTCCGACAAATCCTTTGTACATTGGAGTTGGCATGGAAGATGTGAGCCTCATTGTGGCTAATTTAATTGGTGAAGACAGCAAGGAATTGTAG
- the LOC137731965 gene encoding INCREASED PETAL GROWTH ANISOTROPY 1-like protein 2, translated as MSNQTTKSYLRASASSRAKGSPTAARPARAKSVSPDVNSESSRSTRRALLLSNKPKSGELVLGSQKSKELEEIKVGGRTRNRQAAEQFSRPRRLRAVESNSKRNVLNEDDPHGKNRELQEKLEMSESLIAGLRAEVVALKAELDKTQGFNMELQSQNESLSRNLAAAEAKISASASPEQRETNGEYQSPKFKDLQKLIANKLERSVVQKDAVNETSPPVKAPPPPPPKSAIPRVSATQCGPPPPPPPPPSLRLRPPPPPPLQSTVRATGGTTQKAPALVEFYHSLRKQEVKRDSPESRNHLKRAATSAHNSIVGEIQNRSAHLLAIKADVQTKGEFINDLIQKVLAAAYTDIEDVLKFVDWLDVELSSLADERAVLKHFKWPERKADAMREAAIEYRDLKLLESEISCYKDDTDIPCAAALKKMAGLLDKSERSIQRLIKLRNSVMRSYQELKIPTDWMLDSGIVSKIKRASMNLANIYMKRVTLELESIRNSDRESSQESLLLQGVHFAYRAHQFAGGLDSETLCAFEEIRQRVPGHLGGSRELLAGIASS; from the exons ATGTCTAACCAGACGACCAAATCTTATCTCAGAGCTTCAGCTTCTTCCAGAGCAAAGGGGTCTCCGACTGCTGCGAGACCGGCAAGAGCAAAGTCGGTGTCCCCAGATGTGAATTCAGAGAGTTCGAGGAGTACGAGGAGGGCTCTTCTGCTCAGCAACAAGCCGAAATCTGGGGAGTTGGTGTTGGGATCTCAGAAAAGCAaggaacttgaggagattaagGTTGGGGGTCGGACCCGAAATCGCCAGGCCGCCGAGCAGTTCTCGAGACCGCGGCGGCTGAGGGCGGTGGAATCCAATTCCAAGAGAAATGTTCTGAATGAAGACGACCCACATGGGAAAAACAGAGAATTGCAGGAAAAGCTGGAGATGAGTGAGAGTTTGATCGCCGGGCTGCGGGCAGAGGTGGTGGCGCTGAAGGCGGAGCTGGATAAGACCCAGGGTTTTAACATGGAGCTGCAGTCGCAGAACGAAAGCCTCTCTCGGAATCTCGCTGCTGCTGAGGCAAAGATTTCAGCTTCTGCCTCTCCTGAACAG AGGGAGACAAATGGAGAGTACCAGAGCCCTAAGTTCAAAGACCTTCAGAAACTCATTGCCAACAAATTAGAACGCTCAGTAGTTCAGAAAGATGCAGTCAATGAAACAAGTCCTCCTGTTAAAGCACCACCTCCTCCGCCACCAAAATCTGCAATTCCTAGAGTTTCCGCCACCCAATGcggaccaccaccaccacccccacctCCACCATCACTTCGGCTCCGACCCCCGCCCCCACCCCCACTCCAGTCCACTGTGAGAGCAACTGGCGGTACCACTCAGAAGGCTCCAGCACTTGTAGAATTTTATCACTCGCTGAGGAAGCAAGAGGTGAAGAGGGATTCTCCGGAATCTCGAAACCATCTTAAACGGGCAGCTACTAGTGCACATAATAGCATTGTCGGAGAAATTCAAAACCGTTCAGCACATCTTTTAGCT ATAAAAGCAGACGTTCAAACAAAAGGAGAGTTCATCAATGACCTTATCCAGAAAGTGCTGGCTGCAGCATATACCGATATAGAAGATGTCCTAAAGTTTGTGGATTGGCTTGATGTTGAACTCTCATCTTTG GCTGATGAACGGGCTGTCCTAAAGCATTTCAAGTGGCCTGAGAGGAAAGCTGATGCCATGCGAGAAGCTGCAATTGAATATCGTGACCTTAAACTGTTAGAAAGTGAGATTTCTTGTTATAAGGATGACACTGACATTCCATGTGCAGCTGCCTTGAAGAAGATGGCTGGCTTATTAGACAA GTCCGAGCGAAGCATACAACGGTTAATTAAGTTAAGAAATTCAGTTATGCGTTCTTATCAGGAATTGAAAATCCCAACTGATTGGATGCTCGATTCAGGGATTGTGAGTAAG ATAAAGCGGGCTTCCATGAATCTGGCTAATATTTACATGAAGAGAGTGACGTTGGAGCTTGAATCCATTCGGAATTCAGATAGAGAGTCAAGTCAAGAATCTCTTCTGCTTCAGGGTGTGCATTTTGCATATAGGGCTCACCAG TTTGCCGGGGGTCTCGACTCTGAAACGTTATGTGCTTTCGAAGAAATAAGGCAGCGAGTACCGGGACACTTAGGAGGCTCCCGAGAGCTATTGGCAGGCATAGCATCTTCCTAA
- the LOC137731878 gene encoding ABC transporter B family member 11-like translates to MAEDEDVIKKQVTATSKGHSAVEDSQNSKKDTSKNKEDGTKTVPFHKLFSFADTLDYMLMSVGTISAIGNGLCTPLMTIILGEVINSFGGTGNTKEVVDAVSKVAVKYVYLALGAGVAAFLQVSCWMITGERQAARIRSLYLKTILRQEVGFFDTETNTGEIVGRMSGDTVLIQDAMGEKVGTVIQLIATFMGGFVIAFIKGWLLALVMLSSIPLLVLAGAVVSILTSKLVTRGQAAYSVAATVVEQTISSIRTVASFSGEKQAIDNYNSSLTEAYNSSVQEGLASGFGFGLVMLIMMSSYALAIWFGGKMILERGYTGGEVINVLFAVLTGSMALGHTSPCVSAFAAGQAAAYKMFETINRKPEIDSYDTNGQQCPDIHGDIELRDVYFSYPARPEEKIFRGFSLSIPIGATAALVGESGSGKSTVISLIERFYDPQSGEVVIDGINLKDYQLKWIRQKIGLVSQEPILFTCSIRDNIAYGKDGATTEEIRAAAELANAANFIDKLPQGLDTMVGEHGSQLSGGQKQRVAIARAILKDPRILLLDEATSALDAESERVVQEALDRIMINRTTVIVAHRLSTVRNADTIAVIQRGTIVEKGPHSELVKDPEGAYSQLIRLQEMSSASEQTDVNDHERRSSVELDSQNSSHHSLSISFDVAPALGVLEVAPKESDIPASESSIVPPEVSLRRLAYLNKPEIPVLIFATIAAIANGLIFPFFGLLIASVVKTFFEPPHLLLNNSKFWALIAIVLGVGSCITLPSRQYLFAVVGSRLIKRVRSMCFEKVVHMEVSWFDDPEHSSGAIGARLSTDIAYLRGLVGDAFGLHVQNSSTAIAGLVIAFVANWPLALITLVLLPLLAVNGYFQVKFMKGFSADAKKMYEEASQVANDAVGSIRTIASFCAEDKVMQLYQRKCEGPIKTGIKRGLISGIGFGLSFFLQFSVFACIFYAGSRLVAAGKTTFSDVFRVFFALTMATVGVSQSGSLAPDLSKGKSSLASIFAILDRKSKIDSSDNFGTTIENVKGEIELHHVSFKYPTRPDVPIFQDLCLTIHHGKTVALVGESGSGKSTVVSLLQRFYDPDSGHITLDGIEIQKLQLKWLRQQMGLVSQEPVLFNETIRANIAYGKEGDATEAEIIAAAELANAHKFISSLQQGYNTIVGERGIQLSGGQKQRVAIARAIMKAPKILLLDEATSALDAESERVVQDALDRVMVDRTTVVVAHRLSTIKTADLIAVVKNGVIAEKGKHETLLNIQDGSYASLVAVHASASS, encoded by the exons ATGGCGGAGGATGAAGATGTAATCAAGAAGCAGGTCACGGCAACATCCAAGGGCCACTCAGCGGTGGAGGATTCCCAAAACAGCAAGAAAGATACAAGCAAGAACAAGGAGGATGGCACCAAAACAGTACCATTTCACAAGCTTTTCTCCTTTGCAGATACCTTGGATTACATGTTAATGTCTGTTGGTACAATCAGTGCCATTGGAAATGGGCTCTGTACGCCTCTAATGACCATAATCTTGGGAGAGGTGATAAATTCTTTTGGAGGAACTGGGAATACCAAAGAAGTGGTGGATGCAGTCTCCAAG GTGGCTGTAAAGTATGTATACTTGGCTCTAGGTGCTGGTGTTGCTGCTTTTCTAC AGGTATCTTGCTGGATGATTACGGGTGAAAGACAAGCTGCACGAATAAGAAGTTTATACTTGAAAACGATATTGAGGCAAGAGGTCGGCTTCTTCGATACAGAAACGAACACTGGGGAAATTGTTGGGAGGATGTCGGGTGATACTGTGCTCATTCAAGACGCCATGGGCGAAAAG GTAGGAACTGTTATTCAGTTAATTGCAACATTTATGGGAGGCTTTGTTATAGCATTTATTAAGGGATGGCTTCTCGCCCTTGTCATGCTATCTTCTATTCCCCTTCTTGTCCTCGCTGGTGCGGTCGTGAGCATCCTTACATCGAAGTTGGTAACCCGTGGACAAGCTGCTTATTCAGTGGCAGCAACTGTGGTGGAGCAGACAATTAGTTCAATTAGAACT GTTGCATCATTTTCAGGAGAAAAACAAGCTATAGACAATTACAACTCCTCCTTAACTGAAGCTTACAATTCTTCTGTGCAAGAAGGTTTGGCATCGGGTTTTGGATTTGGCTTGGTTATGCTTATTATGATGTCTAGTTATGCTTTGGCTATATGGTTTGGCGGAAAGATGATTCTTGAAAGAGGATATACAGGAGGAGAAGTAATAAATGTACTTTTCGCTGTATTGACTGGCTCCAT GGCTCTTGGGCACACATCTCCATGCGTGAGTGCATTTGCTGCTGGACAAGCTGCAGCTTATAAGATGTTTGAGACAATTAACAGAAAGCCGGAGATAGATTCTTATGACACTAATGGACAGCAGTGCCCAGACATCCATGGAGACATAGAACTGAGGGATGTATATTTTAGCTATCCTGCAAGACCTGAGGAAAAAATATTCCGTGGATTTTCTCTCTCAATACCTATAGGTGCAACTGCTGCTTTGGTTGGAGAGAGCGGAAGTGGAAAATCAACTGTAATCAGTTTGATTGAGAGATTTTATGATCCCCAATCTGGGGAAGTTGTTATTGATGGTATTAATCTCAAAGATTACCAGCTCAAATGGATCCGACAGAAAATAGGTCTTGTCAGCCAGGAACCCATTTTGTTTACTTGTAGCATAAGAGATAACATTGCCTATGGGAAGGATGGTGCAACTACAGAAGAAATAAGGGCCGCTGCAGAGCTCGCCAATGCTGCTAACTTCATAGACAAATTGCCTCAG GGACTAGACACGATGGTTGGTGAGCATGGGAGTCAGCTATCCGGGGGCCAAAAGCAGAGAGTAGCTATAGCTAGAGCAATCTTGAAAGACCCAAGAATTCTACTTTTAGATGAAGCCACGAGCGCTCTTGATGCAGAATCTGAGAGGGTTGTGCAGGAGGCATTAGACAGAATTATGATTAACCGCACTACGGTCATTGTAGCCCACCGTTTGAGCACAGTAAGGAATGCTGACACCATTGCTGTTATACAAAGAGGGACAATCGTTGAAAAAG GTCCACATTCTGAGCTAGTTAAGGACCCTGAAGGAGCATATAGCCAGCTTATAAGGTTGCAAGAAATGAGCAGTGCTTCAGAACAGACTGATGTGAATGATCACGAAAGGCGTAGTAGTGTGGAATTGGATTCCCAGAATAGCAGCCATCATTCCCTCTCAATCTCATTTGATGTGGCCCCTGCACTAGGTGTCCTTGAAGTAGCACCTAAAGAATCCGATATTCCTGCTTCAGAATCATCAATAGTACCTCCAGAAGTCTCACTTCGCCGCCTTGCTTACCTGAACAAGCCAGAGATCCCAGTTTTAATTTTTGCTACTATAGCTGCAATAGCCAATGGGTTAATCTTTCCTTTTTTTGGGCTATTGATTGCTAGTGTAGTCAAGACCTTCTTTGAGCCGCCGCATCTACTCCTCAACAATTCTAAGTTTTGGGCATTAATTGCCATTGTTCTTGGAGTGGGGTCTTGCATAACACTTCCATCAAGACAATACCTTTTTGCTGTGGTGGGTAGTAGGTTAATAAAACGAGTCCGATCAATGTGTTTTGAGAAGGTGGTTCACATGGAAGTAAGTTGGTTTGACGATCCTGAGCACTCAAGTGGTGCAATTGGTGCAAGGCTTTCTACAGATATCGCTTATCTCCGAGGGTTGGTTGGAGATGCTTTTGGTTTGCATGTTCAGAACTCATCAACCGCAATTGCTGGCTTGGTTATTGCTTTCGTGGCAAATTGGCCACTCGCTCTTATAACCCTTGTTCTGTTGCCTCTTCTAGCAGTAAATGGTTATTTTCAAGTGAAGTTCATGAAAGGATTTAGTGCCGATGCAAAG AAAATGTACGAGGAGGCAAGTCAAGTAGCGAATGATGCTGTAGGGAGTATTAGAACAATTGCTTCCTTTTGTGCTGAAGACAAGGTGATGCAATTATACCAGAGAAAATGTGAAGGCCCTATTAAGACAGGGATAAAACGAGGGTTAATTAGTGGGATCGGATTTGGTCTATCATTCTTTTTGcaattttctgtttttgccTGTATTTTTTATGCTGGATCGCGACTTGTTGCAGCAGGCAAGACAACATTCTCTGATGTTTTCCGG GTTTTCTTTGCTCTCACTATGGCAACTGTTGGAGTGTCTCAATCGGGTTCCCTTGCCCCCGATTTAAGTAAAGGAAAGAGCTCTCTTGCGTCCATATTTGCAATCCTTGACCGGAAATCAAAAATAGATTCTAGTGACAACTTTGGAACAACTATAGAGAATGTGAAGGGAGAAATTGAGCTACACCATGTGAGTTTCAAGTATCCAACTAGGCCTGATGTACCAATCTTCCAGGACCTTTGCTTGACCATCCATCATGGCAAG aCGGTTGCTCTGGTTGGAGAAAGTGGAAGTGGGAAATCGACAGTAGTCTCATTGTTGCAGAGATTTTATGACCCTGATTCGGGTCATATTACACTGGATGGAATCGAAATCCAAAAGCTACAGCTCAAGTGGTTGAGACAGCAAATGGGACTGGTGAGCCAGGAGCCTGTGTTGTTTAATGAAACTATCCGAGCCAACATTGCATATGGAAAGGAAGGGGATGCAACAGAAGCTGAAATTATAGCTGCAGCAGAATTGGCAAATGCTCACAAGTTCATTAGTAGTTTACAACAG GGTTATAACACAATCGTAGGAGAGCGGGGTATTCAATTGTCCGGCGGACAGAAGCAAAGGGTGGCAATTGCAAGAGCTATAATGAAGGCACCAAAGATTTTACTACTAGATGAAGCCACAAGTGCGCTTGACGCTGAATCAGAAAGAGTGGTTCAAGATGCGTTGGACCGAGTCATGGTGGATCGAACCACGGTGGTGGTTGCTCATCGGTTATCCACGATTAAGACTGCAGATTTAATCGCGGTGGTGAAAAATGGAGTGATTGCAGAGAAAGGAAAGCATGAAACGTTGCTCAATATCCAGGATGGCAGTTATGCTTCTTTGGTTGCAGTGCATGCAAGTGCCTCATCTTAG
- the LOC137732620 gene encoding glycine-rich cell wall structural protein 1.0-like: MDITRPVGDDDDDKGGESNGCEGGGGGGGANKGVWKLGRNGNNGGRDGDNDDGGDCGGSGDGCVYGGDGGDDGSDGGGSCDFGDSGGGCSCGDGGIIV; encoded by the exons atggatatcactagacc TGTGGGCGATGATGACGACGACAAGGGTGGCGAAAGCAATGGTTGtgagggtggtggtggtggtggcggtgccAATAAAGGGGTGTGGAAGTTGGGTCGCAATGGTAACAATGGTGGTAGGGATGGCGACAATGACGATGGTGGCGATTGTGGTGGCAGTGGTGATGGTTGTGTATATGGTGGTGATGGAGGCGATGACGGtagtgatggtggtggtagtTGTGATTTTGGTGATAGTGGTGGTGGTTGTAGTTGTGGTGATGGTGGCATCATTGTGTAG